The DNA sequence atcaaatttataattttaaaaataaaaatataaaaattaagctagtatatatatagagagaataaGTTGATATTCGAAACACTGGTCGCTCGTCAACAGCCCTATCTTTCCTGGGCACGGATTCGGTACGCGGCTATACATAGCGCACCGAAACGCCATTTTCATGTTTGGCGCACCGATCAACCAGGTGAGACCATAATTAAAATGCATGCTTTTGTTGGGTTCTTTTtgcaatttaatataaattatagggGTCactttttgatattttaaaaatgaatACACTTAACTTAATTGTTAGAATTAGTCACTATTACTGCCGCCCAATTCCTCCATTTCTCCTCCCCTTTAACTCCGTCGCAATCCcaccctcttcttcctcttccccttCGTCGCAATCGCACATTCCTCTCGTTTATCCTCCATCGCAATCGCACCCTCTTCCTCCCCTTCCCCTTCGTCGCAATCGCACCGTCCCTTCCTATCTCCACCACCGAGAACGACTGAAACATCCCAACTCAGCTAACTTCTCCTCCCCCCCAAATAGCCTCACCTCTGACGACGACGGAGCCTGATCTGCCGTGTCGGTTGTCTTCGGCAGTTGATGGCTTCGCCGTCTCCATCAATGGAAAGAAGGTACCATTGTATTATCACCCTTTACTTGATTTACAAATATTCCCCTTTTTCTTCGTCATAGGTCTGAAATTGTCTTTGAAGTACATCCTCCAATTTTGCGTGTTTCGCTAAATTACCGCATTGTTGCTGTTTGGCACAGGGTTGCCGGGGATGAAGATACCACTGGGGGTGAAGCAGACCATAGAGTTGGATCGGTTGAGGGCGAAGGCTTTGCAGGGTTGGAGTTGGACGAGTACGATTTACAGGAAGATAAAACAGAACACGACCATCCGGTTGAGGGCGAACGCTCTGCAGGGATGCAGTCGGACGAGCACGACTTTCAGGAAGATGATACAGAACACAACCATCACGCAGAGGCCGATGTCGACAATGGGGATGCGGTTGAATTGGAAGACAGTTTGGACGGCGCCGGAGGAATGTCTGACAATTATGCGGAAGACGAATTTTACGCCGTTGATTCCGTGGAGTCGATAGGTTGGGTTGATTTTTTGACATTGCATTTGAGTTCTACCAGCAATATGCAAAGCACCATGGCTTCGACACGAGACGTTCCAGAAGCAAAAAACGTAGGGAAGTAAGGATACGGCAGGAGTTCGTGTGCCACCGACAAGGGTACCGATCCCCGAAGTTCTACTCGATGCCTAATCGGAAAGAGGCCGAGGGCCGAGACACAGTGTGGATGCCCTGCAAGGATGCTACTCCGCATGGACGATGAATCAGGACGTTGGCACGTTGCGTACTTTTCAGACGCGCATAACCACCACGTTCTTGAGTTGCGATTTTCTTCCATGCTCCCGGGACATCGGAGGATGAGCGAAGCGGACATCGAGCAGATGAACGACATGCGCAAAGGGGACATTGGCGTCTCTCGAATCCACGGTTTTATGGCGAGCCTGGCCGGCGGGTATCATAATGTCCCGTACACAACAAGGGACATGCACAATGTAAATGCGAAGCAACGAAGGGAGGGTGGCCTAGATGCGGAATCGTGCCTAAGATATCTACGAGAGTGCAAGGCAAATGATCCAGCACTGTACTACAAGGAAGTTGTTGACGGTAAGGGCGTGTTGCAACACATGTTTTGGTGTGACGGCACCAGCCAAATTGATTACCAGGTGTTTGGAGACGTGGTTGCATTTGATGCAACGTACAAGAAAAACGTTTACCTTTCAACTCTTATAGTATTCTCCGGTGTGAATCACCACAACCAAACGGTTGTCTTTGCCGCTGCACTGGTGGCAGACGAGAAAGAAGAGACCTATGTCTGGCTGCTTCAGCAGTTGCAAACTTCAATGAAAAGGAAGGCTCCCGTGTCCATAATAACCGACGGTGACAGGCAAATGAAGTCTGTGATCGAGCAAGTTTTTCCAGAGGCTCACCATCGACTCTGCGCTTGGCATCTACTCCGAAATGCCACGAGCAACATCGGAAAGCCCAAATTCACCAGGATGTTTAGGGATTGCATGCTCGACGACTACGAGGTCCGAACATTTCAGAGAAAGTGGTTTGAGATGGTTGAGAAATTTGGCGTCGCCGATAAAAGATGGGTACAGAACATGTACGAGAGAAGGCACAGTTGGGCCACAGCACACATACGGGGAAAGTTCTTTGCCAGATTTCGAACAACATCGAGGTGCGAGGGCTTGCACGCTGTGATATCACGGTATGTTAAGTCTCGATACAGCTACACTGAGTTTTTACGTTATTTCCATTGATGCTTGATGTTCGTGCGTACAAAGGAGGTGGAGGCTGATTTTGAGTGTGCAAAGGGTGACCCTGTTATGACCACCAACCTGAAACAGCTGGAGCAGAGTGCAGTCGACAACTACACTCGTGCGATATTCTATTTATTTGTTCCCATTCTTGACAGGGCCTGTGCAATGACGGTGGTTGACTCTGAAGACAACGGTTCCTATTTTATCCACACCGTCTCTCGATACGAAACTCCGGGGAAGGATTGGCGTGTTGTTGCAACGTCTAATACGAGGGAGGTCCGATGCACGTGCATGAGAATGGAATGTTTCGAGGTCCCCTGCGAACATATAATTGCGGTGCTTGTTCTTAACAATGTTCATGAGATCCCGAGGTCTCTGATATTACCGAGATGGACCAAGGATGCAAAACTTGTTGCGGTGCAGTCGATGGGTGTGATTTGGGATTCTGTACAACTGACGCAACACTGGTGCCTGATAGATTGGTACTGGAAAATGTGCAAGATTGCATGTCACAGCACCGAAAAATTCCAGTTTGCAAGAGACATAGCCGTGCTGATGCTGAAGAACTTCGAGAACGAAGATGCAGGGAACACCAGTTTTCCACACGAGGGGCCACCTACTGAGGGTGGCAGACCCCCGGCGCAGAATCCACCCAAGCGCAATACAAAGGGTAATGGTGTTCATGGTGGAAAGAAGACCCAACGATGTCGTTTATGCCGGGAGGTGGGACACAACATGACGACATGTCTGGAGCGTCGCACAATGGAACCCTCCAGCGCAGTTGCAGAAGACATGGATTCGATGGACACTGACATGGTTGGTTGGTCGCTCTATAGACGATGTAGTTAAGTTTTCTGCTCTGTTAAATGGATCTAATCATTTGTTTTTTACATTGGTGTCAGGTCTATGATAACCTATCCGGCGATCTGTATGCGACCGCGGAGATTCCTTCGTTCCAATGCTCCGATAGTGACACGCAGGCTGGGTTTGCTAACAGCGACTTCGCTGGGACCAACACGTCCGGGCCAGTCATGTCTCTCACCGATTGAGCAAAGAGGGCCTACAGTCGTCACTACCGTGTGTTGCAATGGCGGGTTGGTCGAACCCTTTCACGTTCTCTGGTAGGTTGTAGCCGTACACCGAATGTTGTCTGCATTTCAAATAGGTACAGAACCGTCTACATGTCGTCCATGTTAAAACAAGTTTTTGCTATGTTGGCTTTCCTTGGTATGTGGATGTGCTATAGATATCACCGTTTTTAATCGGGATTCAAGATGTGTAGGCGTGAAGTGATGTCATGCGAATAGCTGCAAATCGACTGTCAAACCTGATGTATTATTATTCGGTCGTTGTCCACCCTTTTGTTGAACCAGACATGGTAGTTAGGGGCATGTTTACAACGATTCTATGTTTAGTGGATATTTTGTATGTATGGTAAGCGGATATTTTGTATGTAGTTGGTAGTAACGTTCAGTGGATATTCAGATGCACGTCTCATAAAAAAATTcgttggaaaatgcatgtggttcAATCGCAATTTTGAAATTCTTTGTAAGGGATCATTGCTTCTGGATGTAATTTAAAACACACGCTTAAAACACCTGAAGTGATGAGTAAAATGCACTAAATGAAGCACGGCAACAATTTCGAATCAATAAACAACCACTACTAATTAGCATTTTGAGGGTATTAACAAATCAGTGTGaagtttcaaaattcaaaatgcaaAGCTACAAAATGTAGGTGAAGTGAATCGAATTACATTCAAGCTTCACAGCTTAAAATTACATTCAAACTTCACAGGCACTAATTGACATACATTTCTAATATTGGCAAATCAGTCCATTTGCAATGCTACGTGCACGTTAACAATAGAAACGATTATCGTGTTTATCATCCAAAGCATAAGCTAATGACGGCAAGGTAGAATTGTATTCCTGGTAATAACATATAGATTAAAGATACAGATGTATGGACATGCAGCTTGCACCACCGTACTTGACAAACTGAGGCAAGAAAACACCATTGACCGAGTTACTTGGATGGGGTTGGGGGCGGTGGCTGGGGGTTTAGGAGACAGGAGTTCTCAATATATATGCAGCCGGTATTCTTGCGGCGCCAGCCGTTTGAAGACACACACATGGCCGTGTCTTAGTTGGCATGCAGT is a window from the Arachis hypogaea cultivar Tifrunner chromosome 1, arahy.Tifrunner.gnm2.J5K5, whole genome shotgun sequence genome containing:
- the LOC112755595 gene encoding protein FAR1-RELATED SEQUENCE 5-like, coding for MDDESGRWHVAYFSDAHNHHVLELRFSSMLPGHRRMSEADIEQMNDMRKGDIGVSRIHGFMASLAGGYHNVPYTTRDMHNVNAKQRREGGLDAESCLRYLRECKANDPALYYKEVVDGKGVLQHMFWCDGTSQIDYQVFGDVVAFDATYKKNVYLSTLIVFSGVNHHNQTVVFAAALVADEKEETYVWLLQQLQTSMKRKAPVSIITDGDRQMKSVIEQVFPEAHHRLCAWHLLRNATSNIGKPKFTRMFRDCMLDDYEVRTFQRKWFEMVEKFGVADKRWVQNMYERRHSWATAHIRGKFFARFRTTSRCEGLHAEVEADFECAKGDPVMTTNLKQLEQSAVDNYTRAIFYLFVPILDRACAMTVVDSEDNGSYFIHTVSRYETPGKDWRVVATSNTREVRCTCMRMECFEVPCEHIIAVLVLNNVHEIPRSLILPRWTKDAKLVAVQSMGVIWDSVQLTQHWCLIDWYWKMCKIACHSTEKFQFARDIAVLMLKNFENEDAGNTSFPHEGPPTEGGRPPAQNPPKRNTKGNGVHGGKKTQRCRLCREVGHNMTTCLERRTMEPSSAVAEDMDSMDTDMVYDNLSGDLYATAEIPSFQCSDSDTQAGFANSDFAGTNTSGPVMSLTD